A portion of the Marinobacter alexandrii genome contains these proteins:
- a CDS encoding putative Ig domain-containing protein, producing the protein MQKNRFYHWVKLQRKYRNTQKRLAATNHTDSYLAEKLDRLSRRIQRLNRKWKIGVSTAALAAWLMVMPNSNAHAQFTVTDLPGVQFFGENGSDRLGSSVSSAGDVNGDGFEDIIISAPNNRNRRGAAYVVFGSDEGITLSQLSDLDGSNGFKLFEQSTSDYAGTTVSSAGDINGDGISDVMITARNADRGGVRDVGAVYVVFGSTDGFDSQIALSSLDGSNGFTITGTADFDRLGADGVSSVGDINGDGIDDIIMGSRLVDINGYRSGAAYVLFGSDEAFDSEIPVASLDGTNGFTISGKEAGDELGQSVSGAGDINGDGINDIIVGAPRVDINGNFDYGATYVVFGSNTGFGSSLSLTDLDGTNGFEILGVNARDASGYSVSGGGDVNGDGFDDMIIGASARSAYPERPGSSFVVFGGEQPFDATLQLSELDGSNGFRIAGVEDDDFTGISVHLAGDVNGDGLDDLLIGAKSDANGTGTGTAYVLFGTNQAFPDGFNLSGINGINGYQLLGEELDDEMGRELSSVGDVNGDGIGDLLIGVPNADPNGSRSGTTYVVYGRNSTTLLLANLLPDAAIEEGTPLTLAVPENTFANPAGTLTFAATLANGDPLPGWLSLNATNGTLSGTPGAEDVGNYSIMLTAANGIDSPVSDTFSLTVSSQLSDPFTSIAGLDGTNGFKLQGDDAIVGNSGTSVSDAGDINGDGFDDFLIGAPETYAGSYDYDNKYRGATYLVFGDDNAFDPTIELASLDGTNGFKLLGEAVYNNAGSSVSRVGDVNGDGFDDLFIAGGEADNGNGKAYIVLGKNTAFGSEIALAELDETSGVIITAEPGGNRIASLSGNGDINGDGFVDIVLGSSYADYDGTNNVGATYIIFGSATGFTSTVDLATLDGTNGFKVIGETASDNAGRSVSIVNINGDAFDDVVIGANGSDINGNGSGTTYIVFGGNTGFSNPLLLSSLDGDESIGFKILGEANNDNAGRSVSNAGDVNGDGLEDLVIGATGADTNGSNSGTAYVIFGSTTGFGTSLNLSDVDGANGFKILGETAGDNAGRSVSNAGDVNGDGVGDFLIGANYSDQNRKNDSGAAYLIFGRQLANPFPAVLNLADINDGSGISFSGENEDDNFGNAVSGAGDVNGDGFDDLLIGASGEGPGYYNRGSSYIIFGKATNAPVLAVALPDVEALTAQPFSYEISSANFVDPDGNRLSYTATLADGGDLPAWLTLDEASGTFSGTPANEDFGTLDITVTAADGLAQAVSDNFTLVVKGVPFVSNALIDDAANEGEAFSYIIPANAFDDPEGAALTLSVSQVDDSILPAWLSFDADTDELSGTPGSEDVGTLTVKVTATDPEGLSISDAFDIVINGAPIVANSLANQITLEQQLFEFIVPTNTFEDPEGETLTLTALLEDDSPLPAWLSFDGGTQTFSGTPANTDIGTLAIKVTATDSEGLSGSDTFNLIVSDGTPGVIIPIADQTANEEQAFTFMIPDGSFVDPNGDELTLTASLSDDSALPAWLSFDGTAFSGTPASADVGELTIRVTATDPGTLSVSDEFTLTVNGTPTLENALSNAEALEGVAFTYDVPASTFDDPEGSTLTLSATLDGGGALPAWLAFDGTSFSGTPGSGDVGVLTVSVTATDPNGLSISDDFILTVNGKPVFDQALLTDAIAIEGLAFSYAIPTGAFIDPEDATLTLTAALGDDSALPAWLSFDGSAFSGTPQSEDVSILTIKVTATDPEDLSTSGTFELIVSDGTPILSIELEDQQAGEGQAFTFAIPDGTFVDPNGGSLTFFASLIDDSTLPGWLSLDAATGVFSGTPGSEDLGTLNIRVTVTDPDGLSVSDEFTLTVNGKPVVANALPDAIATEGDAFSYTVPGNTFTDPEEESLELIASLTDDNALPDWLSFSSATGTFTGTPGSEDAGTLIIKVAAVDPGGLSMSDEFILTVNEAPLAIGDLSEIAFYPNPVKDELIIEGSKDVRAFVTDLQGKSVTSVQSGFNIRLSLSHLDAGIYVLIVEEGTDVKTHKIIKN; encoded by the coding sequence ATGCAAAAGAATAGATTTTACCACTGGGTCAAATTGCAGCGCAAGTATCGCAATACACAAAAGCGATTAGCCGCAACCAATCATACCGATTCATACCTTGCAGAAAAGCTGGACCGCCTGAGTCGCAGAATCCAGCGCCTCAATCGGAAGTGGAAAATAGGCGTCAGTACAGCGGCGCTAGCAGCCTGGCTGATGGTGATGCCCAACAGCAACGCACATGCCCAGTTTACGGTCACAGATCTACCAGGAGTTCAGTTTTTTGGAGAAAATGGGAGTGATCGACTTGGATCATCTGTCAGCAGTGCAGGCGATGTAAACGGTGACGGGTTTGAAGATATCATTATTAGTGCTCCGAATAACAGGAACCGTAGAGGAGCAGCATATGTGGTGTTCGGAAGCGATGAGGGAATCACCCTTTCACAGCTTTCGGACCTGGATGGGTCCAACGGGTTTAAACTGTTCGAACAAAGCACAAGTGATTATGCAGGAACAACGGTGAGCAGCGCTGGAGATATAAACGGTGATGGGATATCCGATGTGATGATAACTGCTCGTAATGCGGATCGAGGAGGAGTGAGAGACGTGGGAGCAGTCTATGTTGTATTTGGCTCCACCGACGGGTTTGATAGCCAAATAGCACTGTCCTCTTTAGATGGATCCAATGGGTTTACAATCACCGGTACAGCTGACTTTGATAGATTGGGTGCAGATGGCGTAAGCAGTGTGGGAGATATCAATGGGGATGGAATAGACGATATCATTATGGGTAGCCGGTTAGTTGATATAAACGGCTACCGATCAGGTGCTGCATACGTGTTGTTTGGCAGTGATGAGGCTTTTGATAGTGAAATTCCGGTTGCTTCCCTGGATGGAACGAATGGGTTTACCATATCGGGAAAGGAAGCTGGAGACGAGCTTGGGCAATCAGTAAGTGGCGCGGGAGACATCAACGGAGACGGTATCAATGACATAATAGTAGGAGCGCCTCGTGTGGATATTAATGGTAATTTCGATTATGGTGCCACATATGTGGTATTTGGAAGTAATACTGGCTTTGGTAGTTCGCTATCGCTGACCGATCTGGATGGCACCAATGGATTTGAGATTTTAGGTGTAAACGCCAGAGATGCGTCCGGATATTCAGTCAGTGGAGGAGGCGATGTAAACGGCGATGGGTTTGACGACATGATCATCGGTGCATCTGCTAGATCTGCTTACCCTGAACGTCCCGGATCTTCCTTTGTGGTTTTTGGAGGTGAACAGCCATTTGATGCTACACTTCAGCTATCTGAGCTGGATGGATCCAATGGCTTCCGTATTGCAGGAGTTGAAGATGATGATTTCACCGGAATATCCGTACATTTAGCTGGTGATGTGAATGGAGATGGGCTGGATGATCTATTGATAGGTGCAAAGTCAGATGCGAATGGAACCGGCACAGGTACCGCGTATGTACTATTTGGCACCAACCAGGCATTTCCTGACGGGTTCAACCTTTCAGGCATCAATGGCATCAACGGCTATCAGCTACTCGGCGAAGAATTGGACGATGAAATGGGCAGGGAATTAAGCAGTGTGGGTGACGTCAATGGAGACGGTATCGGTGACCTACTCATTGGGGTACCTAATGCAGATCCAAATGGAAGCCGTTCTGGTACCACCTACGTCGTATACGGAAGAAACTCGACTACATTACTGCTAGCAAACTTGCTACCCGATGCGGCCATAGAAGAAGGAACACCCTTAACACTAGCAGTTCCTGAAAACACGTTTGCAAATCCTGCAGGCACACTCACCTTTGCTGCCACACTGGCCAATGGCGATCCACTGCCCGGCTGGCTATCGTTAAATGCAACCAATGGCACCTTGAGTGGCACACCTGGAGCGGAGGATGTAGGCAACTACTCTATCATGTTAACGGCTGCTAATGGGATTGATTCTCCGGTAAGCGACACATTTAGTCTTACCGTATCTAGTCAATTGTCTGATCCTTTCACTTCCATTGCAGGTTTAGATGGCACCAACGGATTTAAGCTACAGGGCGATGATGCAATCGTGGGTAACTCAGGCACTTCCGTAAGTGATGCAGGAGACATCAATGGAGATGGCTTTGATGACTTCCTCATAGGTGCGCCAGAAACATATGCGGGTAGTTATGACTATGATAACAAGTACAGAGGCGCCACCTACCTGGTATTTGGAGATGATAATGCATTTGACCCTACCATTGAGTTGGCCTCTTTAGACGGGACCAACGGATTTAAGCTCCTGGGTGAAGCAGTATACAACAATGCAGGTTCATCCGTCAGTCGCGTAGGCGATGTAAACGGCGATGGATTCGATGATTTGTTCATCGCTGGTGGGGAAGCTGATAATGGAAACGGAAAGGCCTATATCGTATTGGGAAAGAATACGGCTTTTGGAAGTGAAATAGCGCTTGCTGAGCTGGATGAAACCAGTGGCGTGATCATCACTGCAGAACCGGGCGGGAACCGAATCGCATCCCTGAGCGGTAATGGAGATATTAATGGAGATGGATTCGTAGATATCGTACTTGGTTCAAGTTATGCTGACTATGATGGCACTAACAACGTAGGAGCTACATACATCATTTTTGGTTCGGCTACAGGATTTACCAGTACAGTGGATCTGGCTACCTTGGATGGAACCAATGGGTTTAAGGTAATCGGGGAAACAGCTTCTGATAATGCTGGCAGATCCGTCAGCATCGTAAACATCAATGGAGATGCATTTGATGACGTGGTTATTGGGGCTAATGGCTCTGATATCAACGGAAATGGTAGTGGAACCACCTACATTGTTTTTGGTGGAAATACCGGCTTTAGCAACCCCTTACTGCTTTCGTCATTGGACGGAGACGAATCGATCGGGTTTAAGATACTGGGCGAAGCTAACAATGATAATGCTGGTCGATCGGTGAGTAATGCAGGAGATGTGAATGGCGATGGATTGGAAGACCTGGTGATTGGTGCAACTGGTGCAGACACCAATGGCAGTAATTCAGGAACCGCTTATGTTATTTTCGGTAGCACGACTGGCTTTGGTACTTCACTAAACTTATCCGACGTAGATGGAGCCAATGGGTTTAAAATCCTGGGAGAAACTGCTGGGGATAATGCTGGTCGATCGGTAAGTAATGCAGGAGATGTCAATGGCGATGGTGTTGGAGACTTTTTAATCGGAGCGAATTATTCGGATCAGAATAGAAAGAATGATTCGGGAGCTGCCTACCTAATATTTGGACGGCAGCTTGCAAATCCTTTTCCTGCTGTCTTAAACCTCGCTGATATTAACGATGGATCAGGTATTTCATTCTCTGGAGAAAATGAGGACGATAATTTTGGAAATGCGGTAAGCGGTGCGGGAGATGTCAATGGGGATGGTTTTGATGACCTGCTGATCGGAGCTTCCGGCGAAGGACCGGGGTACTATAACAGAGGATCTTCCTATATCATATTCGGTAAGGCTACCAATGCACCTGTTTTGGCGGTGGCATTACCTGATGTAGAAGCATTGACGGCACAGCCTTTTTCGTATGAAATCTCATCTGCCAACTTTGTAGACCCGGATGGTAATCGGCTCTCGTATACGGCTACCCTGGCAGATGGTGGAGACCTACCCGCATGGCTCACTTTGGACGAGGCATCAGGTACCTTCAGCGGCACACCTGCAAACGAAGATTTCGGCACACTGGACATTACGGTCACAGCTGCAGATGGGTTGGCACAAGCGGTAAGTGATAATTTCACTTTGGTGGTCAAAGGTGTTCCTTTTGTATCCAATGCCCTGATAGACGATGCTGCCAATGAAGGTGAAGCATTCAGCTACATCATTCCAGCTAATGCATTTGACGATCCGGAAGGTGCTGCACTGACCCTATCCGTATCACAAGTAGATGATAGCATCCTGCCTGCTTGGTTGTCTTTTGATGCAGATACTGATGAACTCAGTGGCACGCCGGGAAGCGAAGATGTAGGCACACTGACGGTGAAAGTCACCGCTACGGATCCCGAAGGACTCAGCATCAGCGATGCATTTGACATTGTTATCAATGGCGCGCCTATTGTAGCCAATTCGCTGGCCAATCAGATCACCCTGGAGCAACAGCTTTTTGAGTTCATTGTTCCGACAAATACATTCGAAGATCCGGAAGGCGAAACACTTACTTTGACGGCACTATTGGAAGACGATAGCCCCCTTCCTGCATGGCTTTCCTTTGATGGGGGCACACAAACCTTTAGTGGTACCCCAGCCAATACCGATATTGGCACATTGGCAATCAAGGTAACGGCCACTGATTCAGAAGGCTTGAGTGGAAGTGATACATTTAATCTCATCGTCAGTGATGGTACACCTGGTGTAATTATCCCGATAGCAGATCAAACCGCAAACGAGGAGCAGGCATTTACCTTCATGATTCCTGACGGGTCTTTTGTAGATCCCAATGGAGACGAATTGACGCTGACTGCTTCGTTGAGTGATGATAGCGCCTTACCCGCATGGCTTTCCTTCGATGGAACAGCATTTAGCGGAACACCTGCAAGTGCAGATGTGGGAGAGCTAACCATTCGCGTCACGGCCACTGATCCCGGAACGTTGAGTGTAAGCGATGAGTTTACACTGACCGTGAATGGAACGCCTACACTGGAAAATGCGCTGAGCAATGCGGAAGCGTTGGAAGGTGTTGCATTTACCTATGACGTACCTGCCAGTACCTTTGATGATCCGGAAGGAAGCACACTGACCTTGTCCGCCACACTGGATGGGGGTGGTGCATTACCTGCATGGCTTGCTTTTGATGGCACGAGCTTCAGTGGAACTCCAGGAAGTGGAGATGTGGGCGTGTTGACCGTTTCAGTAACAGCTACTGATCCGAATGGGCTAAGCATAAGCGACGATTTCATTTTGACGGTGAATGGCAAACCGGTGTTTGATCAGGCACTACTAACAGACGCCATTGCCATTGAAGGGCTAGCGTTTAGTTACGCCATCCCTACGGGTGCATTCATTGATCCTGAAGATGCTACACTCACATTGACTGCTGCGCTGGGTGATGACAGTGCTTTGCCTGCATGGCTTTCATTTGATGGATCGGCTTTTAGTGGCACACCTCAAAGCGAAGATGTGAGTATATTGACGATCAAAGTCACTGCTACAGATCCTGAAGACCTTAGCACCAGTGGCACATTTGAGTTGATTGTAAGCGATGGCACACCCATCCTGAGCATCGAGCTGGAAGATCAGCAAGCTGGGGAAGGACAGGCCTTCACGTTTGCCATACCTGATGGTACGTTTGTAGATCCGAATGGAGGTAGTTTAACCTTCTTTGCATCGCTGATAGACGATAGCACACTACCTGGCTGGCTTTCACTAGATGCAGCCACAGGTGTATTTAGTGGAACACCTGGGAGTGAAGATCTGGGTACATTGAATATTCGAGTGACAGTTACTGATCCTGATGGGTTGAGTGTAAGCGATGAGTTTACATTGACCGTCAATGGAAAGCCTGTAGTTGCCAATGCATTACCTGATGCGATAGCTACAGAAGGTGATGC
- a CDS encoding TIGR03032 family protein: MTNTINTYEPETQPKLEISTSRQFQSWLQSVQSSLIFSTYQVGKVFALGTNPDGKLHVTERTFNRCMGLGVSADKNTFWMSSLFQLWRFENSLPGGKFKDYDKVYIPQAAYTTGDIDIHDIMLDENERPIFVNTLFSCLATTSESHSFKPVWKPPFISKLAPEDRCHMNGLAEKDGKPAYVTIVGTSDASDGWREHRSNGGIVMDVQTNEIVCEGLSMPHSPRWYNGKLYVLEAGTGYFGTVDFEKKKFEPITFCPGFLRGLDFIGNYAVVGMSSVRKNKTFSGLGLDDNLKKANTQARAGIQIINLETGAVENWVRLEGIIEELYDIKVLNQVHRPLLIGTHKDDIKTMISIDDSML; encoded by the coding sequence ATGACGAATACAATAAATACCTACGAACCGGAAACTCAGCCCAAACTGGAGATTAGCACCTCCCGACAGTTTCAAAGCTGGCTGCAGTCTGTGCAGTCCAGCCTTATATTTTCCACCTACCAGGTAGGGAAAGTATTTGCCCTTGGAACGAACCCGGATGGTAAGTTGCATGTCACCGAACGTACATTTAATCGATGCATGGGATTAGGTGTATCTGCAGATAAAAACACCTTCTGGATGAGCTCACTTTTTCAGCTTTGGAGGTTTGAGAACTCCCTACCTGGAGGAAAATTCAAAGACTATGATAAGGTCTACATTCCTCAGGCTGCCTATACAACAGGCGATATTGATATCCACGATATCATGTTGGATGAAAACGAACGACCCATTTTTGTCAACACCCTTTTTAGCTGCCTGGCTACTACAAGTGAATCTCACAGCTTTAAGCCCGTTTGGAAACCACCTTTCATCAGTAAGCTAGCACCGGAAGATAGATGCCACATGAATGGGCTGGCCGAAAAAGATGGCAAGCCTGCCTACGTCACCATCGTAGGAACCAGCGATGCTTCGGACGGATGGAGAGAACATCGCTCAAACGGAGGTATTGTGATGGATGTCCAAACCAATGAGATTGTATGCGAAGGACTATCAATGCCACACTCTCCGAGATGGTACAACGGAAAACTGTATGTGCTTGAAGCAGGTACCGGATACTTCGGAACCGTCGATTTTGAGAAGAAAAAATTTGAACCGATCACGTTTTGCCCCGGCTTCCTCAGAGGCCTGGACTTTATCGGAAACTACGCGGTGGTAGGTATGTCCTCGGTCCGAAAAAACAAGACGTTTAGTGGACTGGGATTGGATGATAACCTAAAAAAGGCAAATACACAGGCCCGAGCAGGTATCCAAATCATCAATCTGGAAACAGGCGCTGTAGAAAACTGGGTGAGACTGGAAGGGATCATCGAGGAACTGTACGACATCAAAGTATTAAACCAGGTACATCGTCCATTGCTGATAGGCACACACAAAGACGATATCAAAACCATGATTTCAATAGACGATTCAATGCTATGA
- a CDS encoding BspA family leucine-rich repeat surface protein, translating to MKKLLFSTLASLLFTLQVIAQTPFITIWSATTEPDTISITPNGSFTYDFDYVWKDSLDNIITSGTHTSADGVFVTGLPLIGEYTLEITGDFPHLTGYTKTELQDVIQWGDIVWESFNSSFRNWSGTGFSSVDTPDLSNVTTMSQAFRDASNFNDDISDWDVSNVLGFVETFDNANRFNQNLGSWNLNTSGGINCARMFESANDFEGLGLDLWNVQNVTRFNDAFDGTSISSETYEDILISWAEQDLRSNVQMGIFGKEVCETEAEFAREAIKNEFNWAFGDGGTCNEATNILSFEIANEQVGETVLDTANHTITLEVFSNADITALTPSIVLSEGASSNPAIDIEQDFTNQVIYSVTAENGTTTLDWTVNVVFTDQQPFITSWSAVVDESITIELNEDFDYNFNYSWKDAGDNELTSGRHTSADGDFVTPFTSTAEVTLEIIGDFPHFQNYPKDQLLDVQEWGEIVWGSMVGSFSDWNGAGFSAEDNPDLSQVTDMSQMFIRAGSFNDDINDWDVGNVTTMVAVFREAFDFNRPLNGWDVSNVINMGVMFENANNFNQDLNSWQVGKVTDMSRMFNGADNFNGDISIWNVENVTSMSEMFESAGNFNGDISTWHVENVTNMSNMFRGAGNFNSDISNWNVIKVTRMVSMFQGAIDFNADISDWHVDNVTLMNQMFQSADAFNQDISGWNVGKVENMSEMFLNADAIDQDLGAWNVSQVTNMENMFNGSGLSPQNYDNILIAWAALDNLQPNVPLGASGITFCKSAAARAILTDPAGLNWTINDDGEFCSPETDILSFVLTDQAGEATIDAVNHTISIEVLFTSVLDTLAPQITLSAGASSTPAPGEVLDFTDPVTYMVTAEDEVTVQDWIATLSVAPPSAETDILTFAFAEQTGDAVINAVDHTVDIEVVFGTDISVLIPEISLSLGATSNPANGGTIDFTNEVTFTVTAQDETTTQAWTIRVTIAPNTETDITAFTLTEQTGPARINTIRHTVAVEVVLGTDITTLSPMFTLSEGASSIPSIGEVLDFTNPIIYTVTAQDGVEIQDWTVTVSEEILNTETDIISFVLSDQTRNATINPSNHTISVEVGVDANITALSPMLTLSEGATSDPASGETVNFSDPVTYTVTAEDGENTQAWSVTVTQVEQPLGLDGALDISVYPNPVADKLMIKTPEEVQISLTDLNGRVIIREKEGSLFEMDLSQLENGIYLLMIRSEDQVTSRRIIKEN from the coding sequence ATGAAAAAACTACTATTTTCAACCTTAGCAAGTTTGCTTTTCACTTTGCAAGTAATAGCACAAACACCCTTCATCACTATCTGGTCCGCTACCACGGAACCAGACACTATTTCCATTACACCCAATGGAAGCTTTACATACGATTTCGATTACGTCTGGAAAGACTCTTTGGACAATATAATTACTTCAGGTACTCATACCAGTGCTGATGGAGTATTTGTAACAGGGCTACCACTAATAGGTGAATACACACTGGAAATCACTGGTGATTTCCCTCATCTTACTGGTTATACCAAAACTGAGTTACAAGATGTGATACAATGGGGAGATATTGTATGGGAAAGCTTTAATAGTAGTTTCCGTAATTGGTCCGGAACTGGCTTTAGTTCAGTAGATACACCAGATTTAAGTAATGTGACAACCATGTCCCAGGCATTTCGAGATGCTTCCAACTTCAATGATGATATCAGTGACTGGGATGTGAGTAATGTCTTAGGATTCGTAGAGACTTTTGATAATGCCAATCGGTTCAACCAGAATCTGGGATCCTGGAACTTAAATACCTCAGGAGGTATCAACTGCGCACGTATGTTTGAAAGCGCAAATGACTTTGAGGGATTAGGTCTGGATCTATGGAATGTTCAGAATGTTACCAGATTCAATGACGCATTTGATGGAACAAGCATATCTTCTGAAACCTATGAAGATATACTTATCTCTTGGGCAGAGCAAGACCTTAGATCAAATGTCCAAATGGGAATTTTTGGGAAGGAAGTGTGTGAAACAGAAGCTGAATTTGCAAGAGAAGCAATAAAAAATGAATTCAACTGGGCTTTTGGAGATGGAGGTACCTGCAATGAAGCGACCAATATCCTCTCCTTTGAAATAGCCAACGAGCAGGTGGGTGAAACAGTCCTTGACACTGCAAACCACACCATCACACTAGAGGTTTTCTCTAATGCCGATATCACCGCACTCACTCCTAGCATTGTTTTGTCAGAAGGTGCATCGAGTAATCCAGCTATTGATATAGAACAAGATTTTACTAACCAGGTGATCTATAGTGTGACGGCAGAGAATGGCACAACCACTCTGGACTGGACAGTGAATGTAGTATTTACAGATCAACAGCCTTTTATTACCTCCTGGTCAGCTGTAGTGGATGAAAGTATCACCATTGAACTAAACGAAGATTTCGATTACAATTTTAACTACAGCTGGAAAGATGCTGGCGACAATGAACTTACCTCAGGAAGGCATACCTCAGCAGATGGCGATTTTGTAACACCTTTCACATCAACAGCAGAAGTTACGCTTGAAATCATTGGCGATTTTCCTCACTTTCAGAACTACCCAAAAGACCAGCTACTTGATGTGCAGGAATGGGGAGAAATCGTCTGGGGAAGCATGGTGGGTAGTTTTAGTGATTGGAATGGTGCTGGCTTCAGTGCGGAAGACAACCCCGACCTGAGTCAGGTCACAGACATGTCTCAGATGTTCATTCGTGCGGGTTCATTTAATGATGACATCAATGACTGGGACGTAGGCAATGTTACTACCATGGTAGCGGTGTTTAGAGAAGCATTTGATTTCAATCGACCTCTTAACGGCTGGGATGTAAGTAATGTGATTAACATGGGCGTTATGTTTGAGAACGCGAATAACTTTAATCAGGACCTGAATAGCTGGCAAGTTGGCAAAGTCACCGACATGAGTAGAATGTTCAATGGTGCGGATAACTTCAACGGAGATATTAGCATCTGGAATGTGGAGAATGTCACCAGTATGAGCGAAATGTTTGAAAGTGCAGGTAATTTCAACGGAGATATTAGTACCTGGCATGTAGAGAATGTCACCAATATGAGTAATATGTTTCGGGGGGCTGGTAATTTCAATTCAGACATCAGCAATTGGAATGTAATTAAGGTTACCAGGATGGTATCCATGTTTCAGGGTGCTATAGATTTTAATGCAGACATCAGTGATTGGCATGTAGATAATGTAACTCTCATGAACCAAATGTTCCAAAGTGCTGATGCATTCAACCAAGACATCAGTGGCTGGAATGTGGGCAAAGTGGAAAACATGTCTGAAATGTTTCTCAATGCAGACGCGATCGATCAAGACTTAGGTGCATGGAATGTGAGCCAGGTAACGAATATGGAAAACATGTTCAACGGTTCTGGCCTATCCCCTCAAAACTATGATAATATCCTGATCGCATGGGCTGCTTTGGACAATTTGCAGCCGAATGTACCATTGGGCGCATCAGGGATTACATTTTGTAAGAGTGCAGCGGCCAGGGCCATTCTGACTGACCCAGCAGGGTTGAACTGGACCATTAATGATGATGGAGAATTTTGCTCTCCCGAAACAGATATTCTTTCGTTTGTTTTGACAGATCAAGCAGGAGAAGCTACGATCGATGCGGTTAACCACACCATATCAATCGAGGTGCTTTTTACTAGCGTGTTGGACACGTTGGCTCCTCAAATTACGTTATCAGCAGGAGCTAGCAGTACGCCTGCGCCTGGCGAGGTATTAGACTTTACAGATCCGGTTACTTATATGGTGACAGCAGAAGATGAAGTAACTGTTCAGGATTGGATCGCGACCTTATCAGTTGCCCCGCCGAGTGCCGAAACAGATATTTTAACTTTTGCATTTGCTGAACAAACGGGTGATGCAGTGATCAATGCAGTAGACCACACGGTAGACATAGAGGTTGTTTTTGGTACTGATATATCAGTGCTAATTCCTGAAATTAGCCTTTCCTTGGGAGCAACCAGTAATCCGGCAAATGGAGGGACAATTGACTTTACTAATGAGGTGACTTTCACAGTAACCGCACAAGACGAAACGACTACTCAGGCCTGGACGATAAGAGTGACTATTGCGCCTAATACGGAAACAGATATTACAGCTTTTACATTAACAGAGCAGACCGGTCCAGCTAGGATTAACACAATTCGTCATACCGTAGCGGTTGAGGTAGTATTAGGTACGGATATAACTACACTTTCCCCCATGTTTACCTTATCTGAGGGCGCATCGAGTATCCCTTCTATTGGTGAGGTTTTAGACTTTACAAATCCAATCATTTATACAGTAACTGCTCAAGATGGTGTTGAGATACAGGATTGGACGGTTACTGTCTCGGAAGAAATACTCAATACGGAAACTGATATCATATCCTTTGTTCTTTCAGATCAAACCCGTAATGCAACCATTAATCCTTCCAACCATACGATTAGTGTTGAAGTGGGTGTTGATGCGAATATTACTGCGCTTAGCCCGATGCTAACGTTATCAGAGGGAGCCACAAGCGATCCAGCAAGTGGAGAGACCGTGAACTTTAGCGATCCGGTCACTTACACCGTGACAGCCGAAGATGGAGAGAACACTCAGGCTTGGAGTGTGACAGTAACTCAGGTTGAACAACCTCTGGGGTTAGATGGAGCATTAGATATAAGCGTATATCCAAATCCGGTGGCAGACAAACTGATGATCAAAACACCCGAAGAAGTTCAGATCAGCCTAACCGATCTGAATGGACGTGTGATCATTAGGGAGAAAGAGGGAAGTCTGTTTGAAATGGACTTGAGCCAACTGGAAAACGGCATTTACTTACTCATGATACGATCCGAAGATCAAGTCACTTCACGTAGAATTATCAAAGAAAACTAG